The following are encoded in a window of Anoplopoma fimbria isolate UVic2021 breed Golden Eagle Sablefish chromosome 3, Afim_UVic_2022, whole genome shotgun sequence genomic DNA:
- the kcnmb2 gene encoding calcium-activated potassium channel subunit beta-2 — protein MFFVAGGKNKAGASRGNERGSIYQKFRDVDILDKKKTVTALKPGEDRAIFLGLGMILSSVMMYFVLGITILHSYAESVWTEEGVCVVLNSTVTADMNCSYNCGSDCWRVSKYPCLQVYVSVNNTGRVSRLSHNEETQDTSHECVYVPRCQKDSVAMHVMIMNISERLKVNQQVPCYYDPSEQQEAVLLTRLYDHSVVFHSLLWPSSMLTGGALIIVMVKLTQYLSRLSEEIVKIKR, from the exons ATGTTTTTCGTGGCGGGGGGCAAAAATAAAGCAGGAGCaagcagaggaaatgaaagagg GTCAATATATCAGAAATTTCGTGACGTAGATATACTGGACAAGAAGAAGACAGTGACAGCTCTAAAGCCGGGTGAAGATCGTGCCATTTTCCTGGGACTTGGGATGATCCTCTCTTCAGTGATGATGTATTTTGTCCTGGGGATCACGATATTACACTCCTATGCAGAGAG TGTGTGGAcagaggagggtgtgtgtgttgtactcAACTCCACGGTCACAGCAGACATGAACTGTTCCTACAACTGTGGGTCAGACTGCTGGAGGGTCTCCAAATACCCCTGTCTGCAGGTCTACGTGAGCGTCAACAACACGGGCCGAGTCAGCCGTTTATCTCACAACGAGGAGACCCAGGATACCAGCCATGAA TGTGTCTACGTGCCCAGGTGCCAGAAGGACAGCGTGGCGATGCATGTCATGATCATGAACATCTCAGAGCGTCTGAAGGTGAACCAGCAGGTCCCGTGTTACTACGACCCCAGTGAGCAGCAGGAGGCCGTTCTCCTGACGAGGCTGTACGACCACAGCGTCGTCTTCCACTCGCTGCTCTGGCCCTCCAGCATGCTCACAGGAGGGGCCCTCATTATCGTCATGGTGAAGCTCACACAGTACCTCTCCAGACTGAGCGAAGAGATAGTGAAGATCAAGAGGTGA